The proteins below are encoded in one region of Gambusia affinis linkage group LG07, SWU_Gaff_1.0, whole genome shotgun sequence:
- the LOC122834759 gene encoding metalloproteinase inhibitor 4-like, which translates to MALSQERSACLGLVVLLLLGAGMEDVVEGCSCHPSHPQQLFCSAEIVIRAKISGEKIVSPSNSSSPYMKMIQYEIKMIKMFKGFDRAKDIQYVYTPVFSSLCGVKLDSNNKAGYLLSGSMWSDGRISIGQCDLVESWDNLSLSQKKNLNYRYQMGCECRINTCYTVPCASTGENECLWTDWLLDNSLNGEQARQYACIRRSDTSCGWYRGGPPPEKDFLDMTDP; encoded by the exons ATGGCCTTGTCCCAGGAGAGAAGTGCGTGTCTGGGGCTGGTGGTGCTCCTTTTGCTTGGTGCAGGCATGGAGGACGTTGTGGAGGGATGTAGTTGCCACCCATCACATCCACAGCAGCTCTTCTGCAGCGCTGAGATTG TGATAAGGGCAAAGATCTCTGGAGAGAAGATTGTGTCGCCTAGCAACAGCTCCTCACCTTACATGAAGATGATCCAGTAcgaaattaaaatgatcaag ATGTTCAAAGGTTTTGACCGAGCCAAGGACATCCAGTATGTGTACACTCCTGTCTTCTCTTCACTCTGTGGAGTCAAACTGGACTCCAATAACAAAGCAGGCTATTTGCTCTCAG GAAGCATGTGGAGCGACGGACGGATTTCTATTGGCCAGTGTGACCTAGTGGAGTCGTGGGACAACTTATCactgtcacaaaaaaagaacCTTAACTACAGATACCAGATGGGCTGTGAATGCAGA ATCAACACGTGCTACACAGTGCCTTGTGCATCTACAGGAGAGAACGAGTGCCTGTGGACGGACTGGCTGCTGGATAACAGTCTGAATGGGGAGCAGGCTCGACAGTATGCCTGCATCCGACGATCGGACACAAGCTGTGGCTGGTACCGGGGTGGGCCTCCGCCTGAGAAGGACTTCTTGGACATGACTGACCCGTGA